TGGGTGCGGCTCAACAGCTGGGAGCCGGTGGTGCAGCCGCGCGGCACCTTCGATCGCATGCTGCTGGCGCTGAGCTGGAACTGGGCGCCGGTGCTGATCACGGCGGTGTTCGTGGCAACCGCGTTGGGGCACTTCGTGACTCGCGCGGTCGTCGAGACCGGGATGGAAAGCCTGCGCAGGGGCGCCCGGCTGGTGCGAACCCGCAGGTTCGCCTGACCGGGCGCCCCCGCGGCCTCAGGACAGGCCGAGTCGTTCGGCGGCGAGCACGCGAATCGCCTTCTTGTCCGGCTTGCCCAGACCCGTCAGCGGCAGCTCCTCGATCACCAGCACGTGCTTGGGTACCTGCACCGAACCCTTGCGCTGCTTGACCGCCGCCTGGATCTCGGCGGTCACCGTCTGCACGGCGGCCGGGTCGGCGGCGGTGTCGGCGTCGAGCACCAGCACCGCGGTCACGGCCTCGCCCCAGTGCGCGTCGGGCACCCCGACGACCGCCACCGTCTGCACCTTCGGGTGTTCGGAGACAACGTCTTCCACCTCGCGCGGGAAGACGTTGAACCCGCCGGTGACGACCATGTCCTTGGAGCGTCCGACGATGAACAGGAAGCCGTCCTCGTCCTGGCGCGCCAGATCGCCGGTGCGCAGCCAGCCGTTCTTGAAGGTGTCGGCGGTGACCTCGGGCAGATTCAGGTAGCCGCCCGCCAGCAACGGCCCGGACACGCAGATCTCACCGACCTCACCCTGCGGCACCGGGTTGTCCTCGCCGTCCAGCAGCGCCACCCGCACCGCGGTCGAGGGTCGCCCGCACGAGGTCAGCCGCTGCTTGTCGTGCTCGTCCTTGGCCAGGTAGCTGATCGCCATCGGCGCCTCGGACTGCCCGAAGTACTGGGCGAAGATCGGGCCGAAGCGATCGATGGCCTCCTGCAACCGATTCGGGTCGATCGCGGCGGCGCCGTAGTAGACGGTCTCGAGCGAGGACAGATCGCGGGTCCTGGAATCGGGATGATCCAGCAGTGCGTACAGCATCGACGGCACCAGCATGGTCGCCGAGATCTTGTGTTCCTCGATGGCGCGCAACACCTCTGCGGCGTCGAAGCGTGGCAGCACCACGCATTGCCCGCCCAGCAGCACCGTCGGCAGGAAGAACGCCGCGCCCGCGTGCGAGAGCGGGGTGCAGATCAGGAATTTCGGATGCCGCGGCCACTCCCATTCCGAGAGCTGGATCTGGGTCATGGTGTTCATGGTCAGCGCGGTGCCGATGACACCCTTGGGTTTGCCGGTGGTGCCGCCGGTGTAGCTGATGGAGATGACATCGCTGGGCAGCAGCTCGACGGCCTTGACCTCGCGCGGCTCGTATTTGTCGGCGGCGGCGAGGATGTCGATGCCGACGTCGGCCAGCGAGTCGGGCACCGGGCCCAGCACCAGCACCTTGGTCAGCGCCGGCACCATGTCGACCAGTTCGCGGGCGCGCTGCACGAACGCGGGCACCGGATCCAGGATCAGCGTCGAGAT
This sequence is a window from Nocardia yunnanensis. Protein-coding genes within it:
- the fadD8 gene encoding fatty-acid--CoA ligase FadD8, with the protein product MEEETMTTFDADTMLRLPVHNGHALVAGLKRHKNRPVLTLGDHILTGGEVLDGMSRYIDAFAEHGVTTGTPVGVLALNRPEVLFTIGAGQIVGSRRTALHPIGGLDDHAYVLADAGISTLILDPVPAFVQRARELVDMVPALTKVLVLGPVPDSLADVGIDILAAADKYEPREVKAVELLPSDVISISYTGGTTGKPKGVIGTALTMNTMTQIQLSEWEWPRHPKFLICTPLSHAGAAFFLPTVLLGGQCVVLPRFDAAEVLRAIEEHKISATMLVPSMLYALLDHPDSRTRDLSSLETVYYGAAAIDPNRLQEAIDRFGPIFAQYFGQSEAPMAISYLAKDEHDKQRLTSCGRPSTAVRVALLDGEDNPVPQGEVGEICVSGPLLAGGYLNLPEVTADTFKNGWLRTGDLARQDEDGFLFIVGRSKDMVVTGGFNVFPREVEDVVSEHPKVQTVAVVGVPDAHWGEAVTAVLVLDADTAADPAAVQTVTAEIQAAVKQRKGSVQVPKHVLVIEELPLTGLGKPDKKAIRVLAAERLGLS